One stretch of Mus pahari chromosome 5, PAHARI_EIJ_v1.1, whole genome shotgun sequence DNA includes these proteins:
- the LOC110322467 gene encoding quinone oxidoreductase-like protein 2 has product MAARLCTRCLPPAWRCRQAWQGQGRHYRAALCTELKQPLTIQEVAPRPLGPQEVRVDVHFCGINFADTLVCRGQYQEKPPLPFTPGMEFSGAVLETGTDVSTVKKGDRVIGVSNFHAMAEQCITDQKTLWRIPENVSLQDAAVLPVSYGTAILAVDHRARLQPGETVLVTAAAGATGLAVIDVATNVFHAKVIAATGSDEKCKLAVQRGAQSSVNYSQGSLKDAVKKLAGSGGVNVAIDMVGGDVFLESLRSLAWEGRIVVLGFAGGNIASVPSNLLLLKNISAMGLYWGRYQHQDFAMFSKSMSTALQYCQQGLIHPHTGAVFKLEKINDAFLHVTQRKSTGKVLLSLK; this is encoded by the exons ATGGCGGCAAGGCTGTGTACGCGTTGCCTCCCTCCGGCGTGGCGCTGCAG GCAAGCCTGGCAGGGCCAAGGCCGGCACTACCGAGCTGCACTCTGCACCGAGTTGAAGCAGCCCCTGACCATTCAAGAGGTGGCTCCCCGCCCTCTCGGGCCACAGGAG GTCAGAGTTGATGTTCATTTCTGTGGCATTAACTTTGCTGATACTTTGGTCTGTCGTGGTCAGTATCAGGAAAAGCCTCCTCTCCCTTTTACACCGG GAATGGAGTTTTCTGGGGCTGTCTTAGAGACAGGAACAGATGTCAGCACTGTGAAAAAG GGAGATCGAGTTATTGGAGTGAGTAACTTTCACGCTATGGCCGAGCAGTGCATCACGGACCAGAAG ACCCTGTGGCGGATTCCAGAAAATGTCTCTTTGCAAGATGCTGCAGTCTTACCAGTATCTTACGGCACAGCTATTTTGGCTGTAGATCATCGGGCCCGCCTTCAGCCTGG agaaactgttttaGTGACAGCAGCTGCCGGAGCCACAGGCCTCGCAGTGATAGACGTGGCGACAAATGTGTTCCACGCCAAG GTCATAGCTGCCACTGGAAGTGATGAGAAGTGCAAGCTGGCGGTGCAGAGGGGAGCACAGAGCAGCGTGAACTACAGCCAGGGCAGCCTGAAGGACGCAGTGAAGAAGCTGGCGGGCAGCGGCGGGGTCAACGTAGCCATTGACATGGTGGGAGGAGATGTCTTCCTGGAGTCTCTCCGCAG CCTGGCGTGGGAGGGCAGGATTGTGGTGTTGGGATTCGCTGGAGGAAACATCGCGTCAGTGCCCAGCAACCTGTTGCTCCTGAAGAACATCTCTGCCATGGGACTGTACTGGGGTCGCTACCAGCACCAGGACTTTGCAATGTTTTCCAAGAGCATGTCCACAGCCCTGCAGTACTGCCAGCAAGGGCTCATCCACCCACACACAGGTGCTGTGTTTAAGCTGGAGAAG ATCAACGATGCCTTCCTTCATGTGACACAGCGCAAATCCACGGGCAAGGTGCTCTTGTCCCTCAAGTAA